The following proteins are co-located in the Melanotaenia boesemani isolate fMelBoe1 chromosome 5, fMelBoe1.pri, whole genome shotgun sequence genome:
- the si:ch211-63p21.8 gene encoding kelch-like protein 33 has protein sequence MEFTRRYLPMEWEERWRREKERRKRLIEEGGEGIEQDCRELRRIVAYNDTRMGLTSGGTISGGTEVRIRGTNQEVTGKNMSDGAFEYDGYKVNLCHRESFPKEVFATMKEFQDSFLLTDLILASRDGSCFHVHSLILAAVSTFIMERLREKSKDQSSSIQENGAHMCSIHIGTDVSHAGLKAVIDFAYSGDVSSLNKETLEQIKAAAQVLEVRQLLDLCNNEEKFEKGEHPEQEQQTISATKRISLTLQAIQQLRADKVGCDVILNVDGVFLHVHRVILAASSDYFRGMFTCGMKESHETCIALPFLSAADLEALIDCSYSGTLQLTWDSVFEITCTALQLQFQPALMLCLNFMREEMQTSSCLDVASFAEAYGMTELLEEANDFVLRNFRDVSATAKFQDLSPEKLLDFLSCDGLCVPSELAVFRAVISWIEADPEERLPHAGLLMSGVRFPLMTFREFREVRAINLRMECFADKEVELYGSALKEFGFSLPKSQDHYRVRRPKDVLVIVGGDHLNPDMGQRVPKREVWYTNTLRSGTGLVKDIEWRKLSEIPDKPKFRHGVAVMEGKLYVVGGCYFYTKDDIMKSAYSYDPARDIWKRLADMQEARSNFSVVVLEECLYAIGGDKEINTNIDSVEMYNQDTDSWSYVQPLDQALSGYAAAALNKGVFISGGFNCKYVCLVSMFFYHPKRGTIYLADMTHDRAQHCMEALKGCLYVAGGVCNLRKFYTDQLACEVYDPVMDSWTEFLPLSVPHVGAASAILEEKIYILGGYCQDDYSESGLVHRFDPTIQRWETMGKLPGAVTDIKACLLRLPQHLRH, from the exons ATGGAATTTACCAGACGGTACCTTCCAATGGAATGGGAAGAGCGATggaggagagagaaggagaggaggaaaagacTTAttgaagaaggaggagaagggatAGAACAGGACTGCCGTGAGCTGAGGAGGATTGTTGCTTACAATGACACCAGGATGGGCCTGACAAGTGGTGGTACCATTAGTGGAGGTACAGAGGTTAGAATAAGAGGCACTAATCAGGAAGTAACTGGGAAGAATATGAGTGATGGGGCATTTGAGTATGACGGATATAAAGTTAATTTATGCCACAGAGAAAGCTTCCCTAAGGAAGTTTTCGCAACTATGAAAGAATTCCAGGATTCATTTCTTCTCACAGATCTGATTCTGGCCTCTCGGGATGGGAGCTGCTTCCATGTTCACTCCCTCATCTTAGCTGCTGTCAGCACCTTCATTATGGAGAGactgagagaaaaaagtaaagatcAATCATCCAGCATTCAGGAGAATGGAGCCCACATGTGTTCAATTCACATCGGTACTGATGTTAGCCATGCTGGGCTCAAGGCAGTGATTGACTTTGCTTACAGTGGAGATGTTTCATCTTTAAACAAGGAAACCTTGGAGCAAATCAAGGCAGCAGCTCAAGTCCTGGAAGTCCGACAACTACTGGATCTCTGCAACAATGaagaaaaatttgaaaaagGGGAACATCCTGAGCAGGAGCAGCAAACAATCTCTGCAACAAAACGAATTAGCTTGACTCTTCAGGCCATTCAACAGCTACGAGCAGATAAAGTTGGATGTGATGTAATTTTGAATGTGGATGGTGTTTTTTTACATG TTCACAGAGTTATCCTGGCAGCAAGCAGTGACTATTTCCGCGGAATGTTTACTTGCGGAATGAAGGAATCCCATGAGACCTGTATTGCTCTTCCCTTTCTTTCAGCTGCTGATTTAGAAGCACTTATTGACTGCTCTTACAGTGGTACCCTTCAACTCACCTGGGACTCTGTTTTCGAGATCACCTGTACTGCCCTCCAACTTCAGTTCCAGCCCGCTCTCATGCTTTGCCTCAACTTTATGCGGGAAGAAATGCAGACAAGTTCCTGTCTGGATGTGGCATCATTTGCTGAAGCATATGGAATGACAGAGCTCCTTGAGGAAGCCAATGACTTTGTACTGAGGAACTTCAGGGATGTGTCAGCTACAGCAAAGTTTCAGGACCTGTCACCAGAAAAGCTTCTTGACTTCCTTAGCTGTGATGGTCTATGTGTGCCCTCGGAGTTGGCTGTGTTTCGAGCTGTAATATCATGGATTGAGGCTGATCCTGAGGAGAGATTGCCCCATGCTGGCTTACTGATGTCTGGAGTGCGCTTCCCTCTCATGACATTCAGAGAGTTCAGAGAGGTCAGAGCAATTAACCTACGCATGGAGTGCTTTGCAGACAAGGAGGTGGAACTCTATGGTTCAGCACTTAAGGAATTTGGTTTCAGTCTTCCAAAATCCCAAGACCATTATCGGGTCAGACGACCCAAAGATGTGCTCGTCATTGTTGGAGGAGACCACTTAAACCCAGATATGGGTCAGCGTGTACCAAAGAGAGAAGTGTGGTATACCAACACCCTACGCAGTGGAACAGGGCTGGTAAAGGATATAGAATGGAGGAAACTAAGTGAGATTCCCGACAAACCAAAGTTCAGACATGGAGTTGCAGTAATGGAGGGGAAGCTATATGTTGTTGGAGGTTGTTACTTTTATACCAAAGATGACATAATGAAATCTGCAtacag TTATGACCCTGCGAGGGACATCTGGAAGAGACTGGCTGATATGCAAGAGGCCAGAAGTAACTTTTCAGTGGTGGTACTTGAGGAGTGCCTTTATGCCATTGGTGGAGACAAGGAGATTAACACCAACATAGACAGCGTTGAGATGTACAACCAAGATACCGACTCCTGGAG CTATGTCCAGCCCCTGGACCAGGCTCTCAGCGGTTATGCTGCTGCTGCCTTAAACAAAGGGGTTTTCATCTCTGGAGGTTTCAATTGTAAGTATGTATGTCTGGTTTCCATGTTTTTCTACCATCCCAAGAGAGGAACCATCTACCTTGCAGACATGACTCATGATCGAGCCCAACACTGCATGGAAGCCCTGAAAGGATGCCTCTATGTGGCTGGTGGGGTGTGTAACCTGAGGAAGTTTTACACTGACCAACTAGCCTGTGAGGTGTACGACCCTGTGATGGACTCCTGGACTGAGTTTTTACCGCTGTCTGTGCCACATGTGGGTGCTGCCTCAGCCATCCTGGAGGAGAAGATCTACATACTGGGAGGATACTGCCAGGATGACTACAGTGAGTCTGGGCTGGTCCATCGCTTTGATCCCACCATACAACGGTGGGAGACCATGGGCAAACTACCAGGGGCTGTTACTGATATTAAGGCTTGTCTGCTCCGCTTGCCCCAGCACCTCAGACACTAA